One window from the genome of Solea solea chromosome 2, fSolSol10.1, whole genome shotgun sequence encodes:
- the hecw2b gene encoding E3 ubiquitin-protein ligase HECW2 isoform X1 produces MATAATTSSSSSSPPSSSAVNSSAREHLLAVRRRTPHTRPYTIGPDNLCSLSVHGAVSGSASSSSSMMSSGVQPEGAGLGLQRANSDTDLVTSDSRSSLTASTYQLTLGHGHLVISWDIKEEVDATDWIGLYHIDETCVANVWDSKNRGINGTQSGHIVWRLEPGPYFMEPETKVCFKYYHGVSGALRATTPCITVKNPGVPVASEGQVDDQSGTEHCRKLVSFTLSDIRAVGLKKGMFFNPDPYLKMSIQPGKRSGLPKFTHHGQERRSSIISNTINPVWHGEKYTFVALMTDVLEIEVKDKFAKSRPIIKRFLGQLIIPVQRLLEGPTAEEQPVSYSLCRRLPTDHVSGQLLFRVDLTTNGHEAEASPDTVGTILAGAANGDPGSPSDDEDLPQPSSSSHVTCGPFPTGSDEGSLLVNGTCYYGDDSVWRDPGNMGEEDLLPVASGGHTYRQVSLNDYLDAIEAPRSPGDPILVGPSPKLRSSFPTDTRLNAMLHIDSDEDEETTGQHRDQLQETKTQQRANISSQSAESQQGTNGEQIGAGATVEAASNSGAQPVAESADAQSRGGAAEGATGAQMPAGTTSAPEAAAGTAVAAGASADVACENSEASCSSQALVAEVAPTPAESLMECTCQEQNSRTATHQEVSNNSVLGPLSPIPEVDTKKEMAPKAEEEGAESSSSEANGPIAAAATASDQGIRTSEAGAQASGGVSQEEQDEEEEEEEGGEVWRRRSMQTSIRGAQNQEVSRARESQSGTIGEREPGATNEVNGHQSVRSLPSVRPDMNRYQRVDEPLPPNWEARIDSHGRIFYVDHVNRTTTWQRPTAPPAPQTLQRSSSIQQMEQLNRRYQSIRRTMTNDSRQEEPPVNELLVDETDMHPSIPAELRRDSSVGQSSSRSRLSLLLQSPSAKFLTSPDFFTVLHSNPSAYRMFATNTCLKHMISKVRRDTHHFERYQHNRDLVAFLNMLANKQLELPRGWEMKHDHTGKSFFVDHNCRATTFIDPRLPLQSSRPPSVLTHRQHLTRQRSHSAGEVSPRRLVADDPRHPGPPVVPRPSSTFTSANRGQCQDIVPVAYNDKIVAFLRQPNIFEILQERQPDISRNHSLREKVQLIRNDGVSGLARLSGDADLVMLLSLFEDEVMSYVPPHALLHPSYCQSPRASPVSSPQNSPGTQRANARAPAPYKRDFEAKLRNFYRKLETKGYGQGPGKLKLIIRRDHLLEDAFNQIMCYSRKDLQRSKLYVSFVGEEGLDYSGPSREFFFLVSRELFNPYYGLFEYSANDTYTVQISPMSAFVDNHHEWFRFSGRILGLALIHQYLLDAFFTRPFYKGLLRIPCDLSDLEYLDEEFHQSLQWTKDNDIEDLLDLTFTVNEEVFGQITERELKPGGANIPVSEKNKKEYIERMVKWRIERGVVQQTESLVRGFYEVVDARLVSVFDARELELVIAGTAEIDLSDWRNNTEYRGGYHDNHIVIRWFWAAVERFNNEQRLRLLQFVTGTSSIPYEGFASLRGSNGPRRFCVEKWGKVTSLPRAHTCFNRLDLPPYPSFSMLYEKMLTAVEETSTFGLE; encoded by the exons ATGGCGACAGCAGCCACAACCTCGAGCTCTTCTTCCTCCCCACCGTCATCATCGGCGGTGAACAGCAGTGCCCGGGAGCACCTGCTGGCGGTGCGCCGGCGCACCCCGCACACCCGGCCATACACGATCGGGCCTGACAACCTCTGCAGCTTGTCAGTGCACGGTGCAGTCAGTGGCTccgcctccagctcctcctccatgaTGTCATCAGGTGTGCAACCAGAGGGGGCAGGTTTGGGACTCCAACGGGCCAATAGTGACACAGACCTGGTGACTTCAGATAGCCGCTCATCACTCACAGCGTCTACGTACCAGCTGACTCTTGGTCATGGCCACCTGGTTATTTCCTGGGACATCAAGGAGGAAGTGGATGCCACAGACTGGATCGGCCTTTACCACATTG ATGAAACATGTGTGGCCAATGTGTGGGACTCCAAGAATCGTGGCATTAATGGCACTCAGAGTGGTCATATTGTCTGGAGGCTGGAGCCAGGACCTTACTTCATGGAGC CTGAGACTAAAGTCTGCTTTAAATACTATCATGGTGTAAGTGGAGCATTAAGAGCGACGACACCGTGTATCACTGTTAAGAATCCAGGAGTGCCG GTGGCAAGTGAAGGTCAAGTGGATGACCAATCAGGGACTGAGCATTGTCGCAAACTTGTCAGCTTCACTTTATCAG ATATTCGCGCAGTTGGCCTGAAGAAGGGCATGTTCTTCAACCCAGACCCCTACCTGAAGATGTCCATCCAGCCTGGAAAGAGAAGTGGTCTCCCCAAGTTTACTCATCATGGTCAGGAAAGACGATCATCCATCATTTCTAACACCATCAACCCTGTGTGGCACGGGGAG AAGTACACTTTTGTGGCTCTGATGACCGATGTATTGGAAATCGAAGTAAAAGATAAGTTTGCCAAGAGCAGGCCAATCATCAAGCGCTTCCTGGGTCAGCTGATCATCCCTGTGCAGAGACTGCTGGAGGGGCCAACAGCtga AGAGCAGCCAGTCAGCTACAGCCTGTGTCGTCGTCTCCCAACGGATCATGTGAGTGGGCAGCTTCTGTTTAGAGTGGACCTCACCACCAACGGacatgaag CAGAGGCTTCCCCAGACACAGTGGGAACCATCTTGGCTGGCGCTGCGAATGGTGATCCTGGCAGTCCCTCTGATGATGAAGACCTCCCTCAGCCCTCCTCATCTTCACACGTCACATGTGGACCCTTTCCCACGGGCTCAGATGAGGGCTCCCTACTGGTCAATGGCACTTGTTACTATGGTGATGATAGTGTGTGGCGAGATCCTGGGAACATGGGAGAGGAAGATCTGCTTCCTGTGGCCTCAGGTGGCCACACTTACCGGCAGGTGTCACTCAATGACTACCTGGATGCCATTGAGGCTCCCAGGAGCCCAGGGGACCCAATTCTGGTGGGGCCTTCGCCAAAGCTCCGCTCCAGCTTTCCAACGGATACACGGCTCAATGCCATGCTGCACATAGACtcggatgaggatgaggagactACAGGGCAGCACAGGGACCAGTTacaggagacaaaaacacagcagagggCAAACATATCAAGTCAATCAGCTGAGTCTCAACAGGGGACAAATGGAGAGCAGATTGGAGCTGGGGCTACGGTGGAGGCAGCTTCAAACTCTGGTGCTCAGCCTGTAGCTGAGTCTGCTGATGCTCAAAGTAGAGGTGGGGCTGCTGAAGGTGCAACTGGAGCTCAGATGCCAGCAGGAACAACATCAGCTCCTGAAGCCGCGGCAGGGACTGCCGTGGCTGCAGGTGCATCAGCTGATGTGGCATGTGAAAACTCTGAAGCTTCCTGCTCCTCTCAGGCATTAGTGGCTGAGGTGGCTCCGACTCCAGCGGAGTCACTGATGGAGTGTACCTGTCAGGAGCAGAACAGCAGGACCGCCACACACCAGGAAGTGTCCAACAATTCTGTACTTGGTCCACTTTCACCTATTCCG gAGGTGGATACGAAAAAGGAAATGGCACCGAAAGCTGAGGAGGAAGGGGCGGAGTCTTCAAGCAGCGAGGCGAATGGAccaatagcagcagcagcaactgctTCTGACCAAGGCATAAGGACTTCTGAAGCTG GTGCTCAAGCCAGTGGCGGGGTCAGTCAGGAGGagcaggatgaggaggaggaggaggaggagggaggggaagtGTGGAGGAGGCGGTCCATGCAGACCTCCATCAGGGGGGCCCAGAACCAGGAAGTGAGCAGGGCCAGAGAGAGTCAGAGTGGGACAATAGGGGAAAGAGAGCCAG GTGCCACGAATGAGGTGAATGGCCACCAGTCTGTTCGCTCCCTTCCTTCCGTCCGCCCAGACATGAATCGATACCAGAGAGTGGACGAGCCATTGCCaccca ACTGGGAGGCTCGCATTGACAGCCATGGTAGGATCTTCTATGTGGACCACGTGAATAGAACCACAACATGGCAGCGTCCCACGGCTCCACCTGCCCCTCAGACACTCCAGAGGTCCAGCTCTATACAACAGATGGAGCAGCTGAACCGCAG GTATCAGAGTATACGTAGGACGATGACCAATGACAGCAGACAAGAGGAGCCTCCAGTCAATGAACTGCTGGTGGATGAGACTGATATGCATCCTTCAATACCAG caGAGCTGCGTCGGGACAGCAGTGTGGGTCAGTCCAGTTCCAGGTCTcgcctctctctgctgcttcagtCTCCCAGCGCCAAGTTCCTCACTAGCCCCGACTTCTTCACTGTGCTGCATTCCAACCCT AGTGCCTACCGCATGTTTGCCACCAATACCTGTCTGAAGCATATGATCAGTAAGGTCCGCCGGGATACTCATCATTTTGAGCGCTACCAACACAACAGGGACCTGGTGGCTTTCCTCAACATGTTAGCCAACAAACAGCTGGAGTTGCCGAGAGGCTGGGAGATGAAGCACGACCACACCGGCAAG TCTTTCTTTGTGGACCATAACTGCCGGGCCACCACTTTCATCGACCCCCGGCTGCCTCTTCAGAGCTCTCGGCCCCCCAGCGTCCTCACTCACCGCCAACACTTGACCCGCCAACGCAGTCACAGTGCTGGTGAGGTCAGCCCACGACGACTG GTAGCTGATGACCCTCGTCATCCCGGTCCTCCTGTGGTGCCAAGGCCTTCCAGCACCTTCACCTCTGCCAACAGGGGACAGTGCCAGGACATTGTGCCAGTTG CTTACAACGATAAGATTGTGGCATTTCTTCGTCAACCAAACATCTTTGAGATTTTGCAGGAGAGACAACCCGACATCAGCCGGAACCATTCACTCAG GGAGAAGGTGCAGTTGATCCGAAATGATGGAGTGTCAGGATTGGCCAGGCTGTCAGGAGATGCTGACCTTGTCATGCTGCTGAG CCTTTTTGAAGATGAAGTCATGTCATACGTGCCTCCTCACGCCTTACTTCACCCTAGCTATTGCCAGTCACCTCGGGCATCCCCTGTCTCCTCCCCACAGAACTCACCTG GCACTCAGAGAGCAAACGCCCGAGCCCCAGCTCCCTACAAGAGAGACTTTGAGGCCAAACTGCGCAACTTCTACAGGAAGCTTGAAACGAAAGGTTACGGCCAAGgacctggcaaattaaa gttGATCATTCGTCGTGACCACCTGCTGGAAGATGCCTTCAACCAGATCATGTGCTATTCTCGCAAAGACCTGCAGCGCAGCAAGCTCTACGTCAGCTTTGTTGGGGAGGAAGG actGGACTACAGCGGACCATCCAGAGAGTTCTTCTTCTTGGTGTCCAGGGAGCTCTTTAACCcttattatggtctgtttgaATACTCTGCCAATGACACCTACACTGTCCAGATCAGCCCCATGTCTGCCTTTGTCGACAATCACCATGAATG gtttcGCTTCAGTGGACGTATTCTGGGTCTGGCTTTGATCCATCAGTACCTGCTGGATGCCTTCTTCACCAGACCATTTTATAAAGGCCTACTGCGCAT TCCATGTGACTTGAGTGACCTAGAGTACCTGGATGAGGAGTTTCACCAGTCCCTCCAGTGGACGAAGGACAATGACATAGAGGACCTCCTGGACCTCACCTTCACTGTCAACGAGGAAGTCTTTGGACAG ATAACAGAAAGAGAGCTGAAGCCTGGCGGAGCCAACATCCCTGTCTCAGAGAAGAACAAGAAGGAATACATTGAGCGCATGGTGAAGTGGAGGATAGAGAGAGGAGTGGTGCAGCAGACTGAGAGCCTTGTCAGAGGCTTTTATGAG GTGGTGGATGCCAGATTGGTGTCAGTGTTTGATGCCAGGGAGCTGGAGCTGGTGATTGCCGGCACTGCTGAGATTGATTTATCAGACTGGAGGAACAACACAGAGTACAGAGGAG gttaccatgacaaccatATAGTGATCCGGTGGTTCTGGGCGGCAGTTGAAAGGTTCAACAATGAACAGAGACTGCGACTTCTGCAG TTTGTAACCGGGACGTCCAGTATTCCATACGAGGGCTTTGCTTCTCTTCGAGGCAGCAACGGACCACGCAGATTTTGTGTGGAGAAGTGGGGGAAAGTAACATCACTGCCTAG AGCTCACACCTGCTTCAATCGGCTGGACCTGCCCCCATATCCATCCTTCTCAATGCTGTATGAGAAGATGCTGACTGCTGTGGAAGAAACCAGCACCTTTGGATTGGAGTGA
- the hecw2b gene encoding E3 ubiquitin-protein ligase HECW2 isoform X4, giving the protein MATAATTSSSSSSPPSSSAVNSSAREHLLAVRRRTPHTRPYTIGPDNLCSLSVHGAVSGSASSSSSMMSSGVQPEGAGLGLQRANSDTDLVTSDSRSSLTASTYQLTLGHGHLVISWDIKEEVDATDWIGLYHIDETCVANVWDSKNRGINGTQSGHIVWRLEPGPYFMEPETKVCFKYYHGVSGALRATTPCITVKNPGVPVASEGQVDDQSGTEHCRKLVSFTLSDIRAVGLKKGMFFNPDPYLKMSIQPGKRSGLPKFTHHGQERRSSIISNTINPVWHGEKYTFVALMTDVLEIEVKDKFAKSRPIIKRFLGQLIIPVQRLLEGPTAEEQPVSYSLCRRLPTDHVSGQLLFRVDLTTNGHEAEASPDTVGTILAGAANGDPGSPSDDEDLPQPSSSSHVTCGPFPTGSDEGSLLVNGTCYYGDDSVWRDPGNMGEEDLLPVASGGHTYRQVSLNDYLDAIEAPRSPGDPILVGPSPKLRSSFPTDTRLNAMLHIDSDEDEETTGQHRDQLQETKTQQRANISSQSAESQQGTNGEQIGAGATVEAASNSGAQPVAESADAQSRGGAAEGATGAQMPAGTTSAPEAAAGTAVAAGASADVACENSEASCSSQALVAEVAPTPAESLMECTCQEQNSRTATHQEVSNNSVLGPLSPIPEVDTKKEMAPKAEEEGAESSSSEANGPIAAAATASDQGIRTSEAGATNEVNGHQSVRSLPSVRPDMNRYQRVDEPLPPNWEARIDSHGRIFYVDHVNRTTTWQRPTAPPAPQTLQRSSSIQQMEQLNRRYQSIRRTMTNDSRQEEPPVNELLVDETDMHPSIPAELRRDSSVGQSSSRSRLSLLLQSPSAKFLTSPDFFTVLHSNPSAYRMFATNTCLKHMISKVRRDTHHFERYQHNRDLVAFLNMLANKQLELPRGWEMKHDHTGKSFFVDHNCRATTFIDPRLPLQSSRPPSVLTHRQHLTRQRSHSAGEVSPRRLVADDPRHPGPPVVPRPSSTFTSANRGQCQDIVPVAYNDKIVAFLRQPNIFEILQERQPDISRNHSLREKVQLIRNDGVSGLARLSGDADLVMLLSLFEDEVMSYVPPHALLHPSYCQSPRASPVSSPQNSPGTQRANARAPAPYKRDFEAKLRNFYRKLETKGYGQGPGKLKLIIRRDHLLEDAFNQIMCYSRKDLQRSKLYVSFVGEEGLDYSGPSREFFFLVSRELFNPYYGLFEYSANDTYTVQISPMSAFVDNHHEWFRFSGRILGLALIHQYLLDAFFTRPFYKGLLRIPCDLSDLEYLDEEFHQSLQWTKDNDIEDLLDLTFTVNEEVFGQITERELKPGGANIPVSEKNKKEYIERMVKWRIERGVVQQTESLVRGFYEVVDARLVSVFDARELELVIAGTAEIDLSDWRNNTEYRGGYHDNHIVIRWFWAAVERFNNEQRLRLLQFVTGTSSIPYEGFASLRGSNGPRRFCVEKWGKVTSLPRAHTCFNRLDLPPYPSFSMLYEKMLTAVEETSTFGLE; this is encoded by the exons ATGGCGACAGCAGCCACAACCTCGAGCTCTTCTTCCTCCCCACCGTCATCATCGGCGGTGAACAGCAGTGCCCGGGAGCACCTGCTGGCGGTGCGCCGGCGCACCCCGCACACCCGGCCATACACGATCGGGCCTGACAACCTCTGCAGCTTGTCAGTGCACGGTGCAGTCAGTGGCTccgcctccagctcctcctccatgaTGTCATCAGGTGTGCAACCAGAGGGGGCAGGTTTGGGACTCCAACGGGCCAATAGTGACACAGACCTGGTGACTTCAGATAGCCGCTCATCACTCACAGCGTCTACGTACCAGCTGACTCTTGGTCATGGCCACCTGGTTATTTCCTGGGACATCAAGGAGGAAGTGGATGCCACAGACTGGATCGGCCTTTACCACATTG ATGAAACATGTGTGGCCAATGTGTGGGACTCCAAGAATCGTGGCATTAATGGCACTCAGAGTGGTCATATTGTCTGGAGGCTGGAGCCAGGACCTTACTTCATGGAGC CTGAGACTAAAGTCTGCTTTAAATACTATCATGGTGTAAGTGGAGCATTAAGAGCGACGACACCGTGTATCACTGTTAAGAATCCAGGAGTGCCG GTGGCAAGTGAAGGTCAAGTGGATGACCAATCAGGGACTGAGCATTGTCGCAAACTTGTCAGCTTCACTTTATCAG ATATTCGCGCAGTTGGCCTGAAGAAGGGCATGTTCTTCAACCCAGACCCCTACCTGAAGATGTCCATCCAGCCTGGAAAGAGAAGTGGTCTCCCCAAGTTTACTCATCATGGTCAGGAAAGACGATCATCCATCATTTCTAACACCATCAACCCTGTGTGGCACGGGGAG AAGTACACTTTTGTGGCTCTGATGACCGATGTATTGGAAATCGAAGTAAAAGATAAGTTTGCCAAGAGCAGGCCAATCATCAAGCGCTTCCTGGGTCAGCTGATCATCCCTGTGCAGAGACTGCTGGAGGGGCCAACAGCtga AGAGCAGCCAGTCAGCTACAGCCTGTGTCGTCGTCTCCCAACGGATCATGTGAGTGGGCAGCTTCTGTTTAGAGTGGACCTCACCACCAACGGacatgaag CAGAGGCTTCCCCAGACACAGTGGGAACCATCTTGGCTGGCGCTGCGAATGGTGATCCTGGCAGTCCCTCTGATGATGAAGACCTCCCTCAGCCCTCCTCATCTTCACACGTCACATGTGGACCCTTTCCCACGGGCTCAGATGAGGGCTCCCTACTGGTCAATGGCACTTGTTACTATGGTGATGATAGTGTGTGGCGAGATCCTGGGAACATGGGAGAGGAAGATCTGCTTCCTGTGGCCTCAGGTGGCCACACTTACCGGCAGGTGTCACTCAATGACTACCTGGATGCCATTGAGGCTCCCAGGAGCCCAGGGGACCCAATTCTGGTGGGGCCTTCGCCAAAGCTCCGCTCCAGCTTTCCAACGGATACACGGCTCAATGCCATGCTGCACATAGACtcggatgaggatgaggagactACAGGGCAGCACAGGGACCAGTTacaggagacaaaaacacagcagagggCAAACATATCAAGTCAATCAGCTGAGTCTCAACAGGGGACAAATGGAGAGCAGATTGGAGCTGGGGCTACGGTGGAGGCAGCTTCAAACTCTGGTGCTCAGCCTGTAGCTGAGTCTGCTGATGCTCAAAGTAGAGGTGGGGCTGCTGAAGGTGCAACTGGAGCTCAGATGCCAGCAGGAACAACATCAGCTCCTGAAGCCGCGGCAGGGACTGCCGTGGCTGCAGGTGCATCAGCTGATGTGGCATGTGAAAACTCTGAAGCTTCCTGCTCCTCTCAGGCATTAGTGGCTGAGGTGGCTCCGACTCCAGCGGAGTCACTGATGGAGTGTACCTGTCAGGAGCAGAACAGCAGGACCGCCACACACCAGGAAGTGTCCAACAATTCTGTACTTGGTCCACTTTCACCTATTCCG gAGGTGGATACGAAAAAGGAAATGGCACCGAAAGCTGAGGAGGAAGGGGCGGAGTCTTCAAGCAGCGAGGCGAATGGAccaatagcagcagcagcaactgctTCTGACCAAGGCATAAGGACTTCTGAAGCTG GTGCCACGAATGAGGTGAATGGCCACCAGTCTGTTCGCTCCCTTCCTTCCGTCCGCCCAGACATGAATCGATACCAGAGAGTGGACGAGCCATTGCCaccca ACTGGGAGGCTCGCATTGACAGCCATGGTAGGATCTTCTATGTGGACCACGTGAATAGAACCACAACATGGCAGCGTCCCACGGCTCCACCTGCCCCTCAGACACTCCAGAGGTCCAGCTCTATACAACAGATGGAGCAGCTGAACCGCAG GTATCAGAGTATACGTAGGACGATGACCAATGACAGCAGACAAGAGGAGCCTCCAGTCAATGAACTGCTGGTGGATGAGACTGATATGCATCCTTCAATACCAG caGAGCTGCGTCGGGACAGCAGTGTGGGTCAGTCCAGTTCCAGGTCTcgcctctctctgctgcttcagtCTCCCAGCGCCAAGTTCCTCACTAGCCCCGACTTCTTCACTGTGCTGCATTCCAACCCT AGTGCCTACCGCATGTTTGCCACCAATACCTGTCTGAAGCATATGATCAGTAAGGTCCGCCGGGATACTCATCATTTTGAGCGCTACCAACACAACAGGGACCTGGTGGCTTTCCTCAACATGTTAGCCAACAAACAGCTGGAGTTGCCGAGAGGCTGGGAGATGAAGCACGACCACACCGGCAAG TCTTTCTTTGTGGACCATAACTGCCGGGCCACCACTTTCATCGACCCCCGGCTGCCTCTTCAGAGCTCTCGGCCCCCCAGCGTCCTCACTCACCGCCAACACTTGACCCGCCAACGCAGTCACAGTGCTGGTGAGGTCAGCCCACGACGACTG GTAGCTGATGACCCTCGTCATCCCGGTCCTCCTGTGGTGCCAAGGCCTTCCAGCACCTTCACCTCTGCCAACAGGGGACAGTGCCAGGACATTGTGCCAGTTG CTTACAACGATAAGATTGTGGCATTTCTTCGTCAACCAAACATCTTTGAGATTTTGCAGGAGAGACAACCCGACATCAGCCGGAACCATTCACTCAG GGAGAAGGTGCAGTTGATCCGAAATGATGGAGTGTCAGGATTGGCCAGGCTGTCAGGAGATGCTGACCTTGTCATGCTGCTGAG CCTTTTTGAAGATGAAGTCATGTCATACGTGCCTCCTCACGCCTTACTTCACCCTAGCTATTGCCAGTCACCTCGGGCATCCCCTGTCTCCTCCCCACAGAACTCACCTG GCACTCAGAGAGCAAACGCCCGAGCCCCAGCTCCCTACAAGAGAGACTTTGAGGCCAAACTGCGCAACTTCTACAGGAAGCTTGAAACGAAAGGTTACGGCCAAGgacctggcaaattaaa gttGATCATTCGTCGTGACCACCTGCTGGAAGATGCCTTCAACCAGATCATGTGCTATTCTCGCAAAGACCTGCAGCGCAGCAAGCTCTACGTCAGCTTTGTTGGGGAGGAAGG actGGACTACAGCGGACCATCCAGAGAGTTCTTCTTCTTGGTGTCCAGGGAGCTCTTTAACCcttattatggtctgtttgaATACTCTGCCAATGACACCTACACTGTCCAGATCAGCCCCATGTCTGCCTTTGTCGACAATCACCATGAATG gtttcGCTTCAGTGGACGTATTCTGGGTCTGGCTTTGATCCATCAGTACCTGCTGGATGCCTTCTTCACCAGACCATTTTATAAAGGCCTACTGCGCAT TCCATGTGACTTGAGTGACCTAGAGTACCTGGATGAGGAGTTTCACCAGTCCCTCCAGTGGACGAAGGACAATGACATAGAGGACCTCCTGGACCTCACCTTCACTGTCAACGAGGAAGTCTTTGGACAG ATAACAGAAAGAGAGCTGAAGCCTGGCGGAGCCAACATCCCTGTCTCAGAGAAGAACAAGAAGGAATACATTGAGCGCATGGTGAAGTGGAGGATAGAGAGAGGAGTGGTGCAGCAGACTGAGAGCCTTGTCAGAGGCTTTTATGAG GTGGTGGATGCCAGATTGGTGTCAGTGTTTGATGCCAGGGAGCTGGAGCTGGTGATTGCCGGCACTGCTGAGATTGATTTATCAGACTGGAGGAACAACACAGAGTACAGAGGAG gttaccatgacaaccatATAGTGATCCGGTGGTTCTGGGCGGCAGTTGAAAGGTTCAACAATGAACAGAGACTGCGACTTCTGCAG TTTGTAACCGGGACGTCCAGTATTCCATACGAGGGCTTTGCTTCTCTTCGAGGCAGCAACGGACCACGCAGATTTTGTGTGGAGAAGTGGGGGAAAGTAACATCACTGCCTAG AGCTCACACCTGCTTCAATCGGCTGGACCTGCCCCCATATCCATCCTTCTCAATGCTGTATGAGAAGATGCTGACTGCTGTGGAAGAAACCAGCACCTTTGGATTGGAGTGA